GCAAGTAAGCTGCCCAATTTGTCATTGCGAATCCGCCAGAGGCGGATGAGGCAATCTCATAACGTGTTAATTACCAAAGAGATTGCCACGGCGTGTAGACGCCTCGCAATGACTGAAAGCGAGTTTTTCAAAGGTCTCGATAAATGTTATGATAAAGAAGATTATTGCCACCAGTATACCCTGTTCTCTTCTAATAGTTCTCATCCTGATATCTCATGCCTTCGCAGATGCTGGCGAAAGGGAGTATCAGGAAGCTTATCAGGCATTCAAATCTCTCGAAATTTCAAAAGTAAAGAGAATATCAAGGACTAACTGGATCTATTGCGCCAGAAAATTTAAAAATATCTATAAAAAATATCCAAAGGCTTCGAGGGCTGGTGATGCCATGTACATGGAGGGAAAGGTCTATCAATCTCTATACGGCTATTCAGCTAGAGGGGCTGATCTTGATGAAGCAGCACAGCTTTATCAAAAAATGATGGAAAGTTACCCGAAGAGTAAACTGGCAGACGATGCCCAGTTCAGGATCGCTGAGATTTATGAGAAATACAAGAATGATAAATCAAAGGCATATATTGAATACTCTAAGGTTATCTCTAACTTTCCAAAGGGTAACGTAACGCGGAAGGCAGGAATAAGCCTGGATAGACTCAAACAGTTCAAACCAACTATTGTATCTAAAAAATCGTCGCTGTCCAAAGGCGAGGGTACAATAAAAGATACCAGAAAAGAAGACGAAATCACATCGTCTCTGCCTAAAGGTGAGAATACAGTAAAAAGCACTAAAAAAGAAGAGGAAATTACATCATCCCTGTCTAAAGGTGAAGACTCTGGACTCGTTACTGATATAAGATATTGGTCTAATCCAAACTATACCAGAATTGTTATTAATATAGACAAGAAGGTTTCCTATTACAATCGCCTCTTGAAGGGAGACCCTTCAATCCAAAAGCCTAAACGTTTGTATATCGACCTCTTCAATACCAGGATCAGCCCAAAATTAAATCAGCCAATTCCCATTCAAGACGGCCTTTTGAAGATGGTCCGAGCCGGACAGTATACGAAGGACTGTGTGCGTGTGGTGCTGGATATTGAGAGTATTAAAAGCTATAAGATACTTCCCATGGAGGACCCCTTTCGAATAGTCATTGATGTAATAGGACAGGGCTCCGCATCAAGGGAAGAACATCTGACGCCGGGGGATACCAAATCACTGTCTTTAAGCCGACAACTGGGCCTTGGTATTGGTAAGATCGTTATCGATCCGGGACATGGGGGGCATGATCCTGGTGCAATCGGACCTTCCGGGCTTAGAGAGAAGGATGTGGTTTTAGAGATCGCCAGGAAACTGGAGGGTATAATCAGGGGGAAATTGGGTTGTGAAGTGGTCTTAACCAGAAAAGATGACAGGTTCATTCCCCTGGAGGAGAGGACTGCTATTGCTAATACCCAGAAGGCAGACCTGTTTATATCCATTCATGCCAATGCAAGTCCCAATAAAGATGCCCATGGTATTGAAACCTACTTTTTGAACTTTTCAGCGGACGAAGAGGCAATGAAGGTGGCAGCCAGAGAAAACGCTACATCCACCAAGAAGATGAGTGATCTTAAGGCGATATTACGGGACCTTATGCTGAACTCAAAGATCAATGAATCCAGCGTCCTTGCTGGACATATTCAGAAGTCTTTAACAGGGAGACTCAAAACTGAATATTCAGATATTAGAGACCTCGGGGTTAAACAGGCTCCCTTCTATGTGCTCATCGGTGCTGAAATGCCAAGTATCCTGGTGGAGGTTTCCTTTATCAGCAATAAGATAGAAGAAGAGAGGCTTAAGGATATTGAATACCTTGAAAGACTGGCATCTTCTATATTCACAGGCATCAGAGGATATATTGACGGGATAAAGGTTGCCGCATACTGATTTGCTCCGTCGGGAAAAATCCATTGACACAGGACGATAAATTAAATAGGATTAATGTATATTCAATAACTAGGAGAAATGGGTGAATAACATAGCAGCATTACTCAGTTATATTGTTCCTGGATATTTAGACAGGGCTTTAAAAGGAGGGGTAGGCGATATAGTTCTCAATGCTGGTCCCATGGTCCAGTTTGTTTTAATGATTTTACTATCCTTCTCTATAGTGTCCTGGGCTATAATCTTTTCAAAATTCAGATTGTTACGCCGAGCAGATCGAGAATCTAAAAAGTTTCTGGAGTTTTTCTGGAAGAACAAAAAACTCCTCACCATCTTTGGAGAGTCAAAGAAGATTGAGGGCAGTCCAATCGCAGAAGTATTCCGAGCCGGGTATGTTGAATTGAGCAAACTGAACAAGGCTAAGTCTGATTCAGCAGTGAGAGGGACCCCCGGTGATGTTACCTCAATAAGTACGGAACTGGGAGGGGTTGACAATATCAGCAGGGCATTGAACCAGGCAGTAACCTCCGAAACAAACAAGTTAGAGAGGGCACTTCCGTTTTTAGCGACCACTGGAAATACCTCTCCCTTCATAGGGCTCTTTGGAACGGTATGGGGTATAATGGATGCATTTAAGGGTATAGGGATTAAGGGGTCTGCCAGTTTAGCCGTTGTTGCACCAGGTATATCCGAGGCATTAATAGCCACAGCTGCAGGGTTAGCCGCTGCTATACCTGCAGTTGTAGCATACAATTATTATCTCAACAAAATCAGGATATTAACCTCGGATATGGAAAATTTTTCTTCGGAGTTTCTCAATATAATAGAGAGGCATCTCTTTAGAAAAGTAGATTAAATAACTTTTCCGGGAAGACCTATGAATCATCAAACAAGCGATAGACGATTCTTATCTGAAATAAATGTAACACCTCTGGTTGACGTGATGTTGGTACTTTTGATAATCTTTATGGTGACTGCTCCAATGTTACAACAGGGTATTGATGTGAATCTCCCTCAGGTTGCTGCAAAAGATATCCCTGCTAAAGAGGAAAAATTGGTTTTGACTATTACCAAAAAGGGAGAAATATATATAAACGAGCACCCTGTTGAATTGTCCAGATTAAAAGAAAATTTAGAAAGGATATATGAAAACAGAGTTAATAAAGAGATATTTCTGAAGGCTGACGAAACAGTACCTTATGGCTTTGTTGTGAAGACTATGTCTGAAATTAAGGAGGCGGGAATTGAAAAATTGGGTATGATAACCAAACCCCCGGAAGAAGAGAGGTAAGCCTTTTGAACAGTAACACTATTAATAATGGCGCCTCTTCAATAGGGTTGGAGAAGATGATTATACCATCAATTTTTCTTCACCTGGCTGTTATAGCCTTTGTAATTACGGCTCCAGCCTTATACATTGAGAGAGCCTCTCCCCCCCGGATATATATGGTTAATTTGGTCTCTGCCCCCTCAGAAAAGCCATTGGGATTAGGGGAACAGGAGACAGACAGAGAGGTTGAAAAGATCGAATCTATTGAGAAGATTACTCCTGCACCCATCAGAAAGATAGCTAAAGAAGTCCCTGCTGCACCTCTAAAAAAGAGGGTTATAAGAGAAGATAGCTTTACCAAAAAGGTCTCCCCTGATGAAATAAAAGACAGAGAATTAAACAAGAAGATAGATGAGGCTATAAACCGGTTAAAAGAGGAGGATAGAGACTCAAACAGGAAGATAGAGGAGGCTATAAGCAGGATAAAAAGGGATGCCTCTGTTCAAGGAAATGTGACAGCCGAAACTAATACCCCGAAAGGGGGAGGCGTTATAGCCTCAGGAATAACGGGACTGCGATTTAAAATCTATTACACTATAATCTGGGGCAAAATAAAGGAGAGTTGGGTGCTTCCAGAAGGCCTTATAAAAAATAAAGAAGGATTGGAGGCTGTTATATCTTTTAAGATTCTAAGAGACGGGGAAATAAAGGATATTAAATTTGAAAAAACTTCAGGAAATGCTTATTTTGATAAGTCTGTACTAAGGGCTGTAGAAAAGGCCAATCCTCTTCCATCCTTACCCGTAGAACACAAAGGGGGTTACCTCGATATAGGGGTTAGATTCCATTCGTCTGAGTTATAGTCAACTGCCCCGATAGGATCGGGGCTAAAACTAAGGGCTTGGGAGTTTAAGGATGCAGGGGGGCAAGGAAGATTTTTTTAATGAAAAAAACAGGTTACATTTTTATTATATTTATATGTGTACTTTTTTTTAGTCCTGCCCTTTCTCATACGAAGACATACATTGATATAGATTCTCCTTCATTCAGAAGGTTCCCGATAGCCATAACCTATTTCAAGGATCTTAGAGGGAAAGACAACAAAGGGGATATATCAAAAGAGATATTTGAAGTATTGACTCAAGATCTGGAAATTTCTGGACTTTTTACTATTATGGATCTTTCCCTCTTTATAGAATCTCCTGGAGGTTCTAAATCCGGCAATGATAATAAAATCAATTTTAGGGATTGGTCTGTAATTGGAGCTGAAGCTCTGGTGAAAGGCAGCTTTCGTTTTGATAATGGTAATCTGGAGATAGATGCTAAACTGTATGACGTATTCCAGTGCCGGCTTCTTCTGGGTAAGAGGTATGTAGGCAAGAGGCAAGACCTCAGGAAGATGATACACAGGTTTTGCAATGAGATTTTACTGAGTTTTACCGGTGAGAAAGGGGTCTTTGATACAAAGATAGCCTTTGTTTCAGATGAATCGGGTCATAAAGAGATTTATATTGTTGATTTTGATGGGTATAATATGATAGAGATTACCAATCATAAATCTATTGCCCTTTCACCCACCTGGTCCCCCAACGGTAAAATGGTTGCTTTTACATCATACAAAAATGGGAATCCTGATCTCTATGTTAAGGACCTTATTAACAATAGGGAGGATGTAATTTCCCATTACAAAGGCTTGAATATAGCTCCTGCCTGGTCTCCGGATGGGGGTAAACTGGCGGTGACCTTAAGCGTAGAGGGAAACCCTGAAATATATGTGCTTAATAAAGATGGAAAGAGGCTCAAACGTTTGACAAATGATTGGGGAATAGATGTTTCACCCACCTGGTCCCCGGACGGGAAAGAAATCGCCTTCGTCTCCAACCGATCAGGGAATCCAGATATTTACGTTATGGATTCTCAAGGGGAAAATGTGAAGAGGCTTACCTTCCAGACGAACTACAGTGCTTCTCCAAAATGGTCTCCAAAGGGAGACAAAATTGCATTTTCTTCTTTAGCAGAGGGACACTTTGATATATATACAATGAATCCCGATGGAACGGATGTTAAAAGACTTACATTAAACTCAGGGGATAATGAATACCCATCGTGGTCTCCCAATGGGAGATTTTTAACCTTTACCTCTACCAGAGGGGGAAATAAAAGGATATATATAATGAGGGCTGATGGAAGTGGGCAAAGGCAGGTTGGGGCATTCAAGGGGAACCAGTTGAATCCATGCTGGTCCCCCAGATTTCAGTGATATGTATAAGATGGTTTTTGTTTCTTTAATTAAAAAAAGGGGGTAATAAAAAATGGTTAAAAGGTTATCAGTTTATTTGTTGATTTTTAGTTTGACGTTTTCCCTTTCCTTATTTTTAAATGCCTGCTCAAAAAAGGTTCTGCGGGAAGGGGAAGGGATTGAGAAGAAAGAGGAAGCAGCAGCCAAGGCAGAGGAAAAAGTTCTTCCAAAGGAAGAACTAAAGGAAGAACCAAAGGAAGAACCAAAGGTTTCCCAGCCTCTGAAATCAGAGGAGGACGATAATGCCGCAAGAGAGGCACAGCTGAAAGAAGAAGAGCTTAAAAAAGAGAGAGAAAGAGAGGAAGCCGCGAGTAGAGAAGAGGCTGCCAAGAGAGAAGATGCCGCCAAAAGAGAAGAGACTGCCAAGAGAGAAGCAGCACTTAGAGAAGATTTTGAGAATGCGGACATTCACTTCGATTTTGACAAATTCTCCCTCACCAATGAAGCAAGAGAGATATTGGCAAAAAAGACTTCCTGGCTCCAGGGTCATACTAATTTGAAAATTAAGATTGAAGGGCACTGTGATGAACGAGGGTCAAATGAGTATAACATGGCATTGGGGGAAAGAAGAGCGGACAGTGCCATGAAGTACCTGGTCACTGCTGGAGTTGAGGCTTCCAGGATTTCCACTATAAGTTATGGCGAGGAGAAACCCCTGGATCCAGGGCACAATGAAGATGCATGGGCAAAAAATAGAAGGGCGCACTTTAAAATAGTTTCAGAGTAACCCTCTTACTGAGGAGGTGAGGGGTAACCCTTAAAGTTCCTCCGCAAGGGTTCCATTCCTGGCTCATCTGTGAGGATATGGTCTTGGTTAGTAATGTATGTAAATCCCTGTTATTTCCATCATGGGTGCCGATTTTATTTTCGATTTCGGTATGCCTTATATTCTTCTTGAATGGATGCGCTTCTAAAAAGGATGTTGTTGGACTTCAATATGATTTAAACGGCTTAAACGCGCAGATCTCTGGTTTAAGAAAGGATTTAAAAAAGGATACTGAACAGTCTCTTGACCTGCTGAAGAAAAATGAGGAAAAAATACGGGAAATTGAGGATAGAATTGCAGGACTCAAAGGTAATATTAAAGAAATTGAGAGTAGAATTGCAGGGTTCGAAGGTAATATTAAGGAATCTATAAGCCCTGTGAGGAAGAATCAAGCTGATGCAGGCGCAAGGCTGGATAACTTACAGGTTCAGCTTCGATCTTTGGGAGGAAAGATTGAAGAGTATGGTTATCTTTTAGATAAACAAAACAGAGAAAATACCTCTTTAAAGAGGGGGTATGAATCTGAAATAAAGACCATTGAAGCAAAATTGTCTGGATTGGAGAAGCGTATCCTTTTTCTGGAGGGATTTTTTATCTCTGAAAGCATTCCTTCTGCTGGAGAGGCTCCCTCTAAGGAGGGAACTTCCGAACAGAGTGAGGAGAAAGAGACAACCGAAAGTAAGAAACCAACCAGTGAGGAATTGTACCAGAAGGCGTACAATGACTTTAAGAAAGGGGATATAACTACCGCCAGAATGGGGTTTCGAAAATATCTAAGGGTGTTTCCTGATACCGAGTATTCCGATAACGCCCAGTACTGGATTGCGGAGTCCTTCTTTATAGAAAAAAAGTACAGAGAGGCTATACTGGAATTTGAAGAAGTTTTAAGGAAATATCCCAAGGGTAACAAGGCTCCCAGTGCCCTATTAAAACAGGGTCTGGCATTTTATATGTTGGGAGATAAAACCAGTGCCGGGCTGCTATTCGAAAAGGTCATCAAGGATCATC
The sequence above is a segment of the Thermodesulfobacteriota bacterium genome. Coding sequences within it:
- the tolQ gene encoding protein TolQ encodes the protein MNNIAALLSYIVPGYLDRALKGGVGDIVLNAGPMVQFVLMILLSFSIVSWAIIFSKFRLLRRADRESKKFLEFFWKNKKLLTIFGESKKIEGSPIAEVFRAGYVELSKLNKAKSDSAVRGTPGDVTSISTELGGVDNISRALNQAVTSETNKLERALPFLATTGNTSPFIGLFGTVWGIMDAFKGIGIKGSASLAVVAPGISEALIATAAGLAAAIPAVVAYNYYLNKIRILTSDMENFSSEFLNIIERHLFRKVD
- the ybgF gene encoding tol-pal system protein YbgF, with translation MVSNVCKSLLFPSWVPILFSISVCLIFFLNGCASKKDVVGLQYDLNGLNAQISGLRKDLKKDTEQSLDLLKKNEEKIREIEDRIAGLKGNIKEIESRIAGFEGNIKESISPVRKNQADAGARLDNLQVQLRSLGGKIEEYGYLLDKQNRENTSLKRGYESEIKTIEAKLSGLEKRILFLEGFFISESIPSAGEAPSKEGTSEQSEEKETTESKKPTSEELYQKAYNDFKKGDITTARMGFRKYLRVFPDTEYSDNAQYWIAESFFIEKKYREAILEFEEVLRKYPKGNKAPSALLKQGLAFYMLGDKTSAGLLFEKVIKDHPGSNEAKVAKKELEKLN
- the tolB gene encoding Tol-Pal system beta propeller repeat protein TolB, producing MKKTGYIFIIFICVLFFSPALSHTKTYIDIDSPSFRRFPIAITYFKDLRGKDNKGDISKEIFEVLTQDLEISGLFTIMDLSLFIESPGGSKSGNDNKINFRDWSVIGAEALVKGSFRFDNGNLEIDAKLYDVFQCRLLLGKRYVGKRQDLRKMIHRFCNEILLSFTGEKGVFDTKIAFVSDESGHKEIYIVDFDGYNMIEITNHKSIALSPTWSPNGKMVAFTSYKNGNPDLYVKDLINNREDVISHYKGLNIAPAWSPDGGKLAVTLSVEGNPEIYVLNKDGKRLKRLTNDWGIDVSPTWSPDGKEIAFVSNRSGNPDIYVMDSQGENVKRLTFQTNYSASPKWSPKGDKIAFSSLAEGHFDIYTMNPDGTDVKRLTLNSGDNEYPSWSPNGRFLTFTSTRGGNKRIYIMRADGSGQRQVGAFKGNQLNPCWSPRFQ
- the pal gene encoding peptidoglycan-associated lipoprotein Pal, which produces MVKRLSVYLLIFSLTFSLSLFLNACSKKVLREGEGIEKKEEAAAKAEEKVLPKEELKEEPKEEPKVSQPLKSEEDDNAAREAQLKEEELKKEREREEAASREEAAKREDAAKREETAKREAALREDFENADIHFDFDKFSLTNEAREILAKKTSWLQGHTNLKIKIEGHCDERGSNEYNMALGERRADSAMKYLVTAGVEASRISTISYGEEKPLDPGHNEDAWAKNRRAHFKIVSE
- the tolR gene encoding protein TolR, translating into MNHQTSDRRFLSEINVTPLVDVMLVLLIIFMVTAPMLQQGIDVNLPQVAAKDIPAKEEKLVLTITKKGEIYINEHPVELSRLKENLERIYENRVNKEIFLKADETVPYGFVVKTMSEIKEAGIEKLGMITKPPEEER
- a CDS encoding N-acetylmuramoyl-L-alanine amidase, whose protein sequence is MIKKIIATSIPCSLLIVLILISHAFADAGEREYQEAYQAFKSLEISKVKRISRTNWIYCARKFKNIYKKYPKASRAGDAMYMEGKVYQSLYGYSARGADLDEAAQLYQKMMESYPKSKLADDAQFRIAEIYEKYKNDKSKAYIEYSKVISNFPKGNVTRKAGISLDRLKQFKPTIVSKKSSLSKGEGTIKDTRKEDEITSSLPKGENTVKSTKKEEEITSSLSKGEDSGLVTDIRYWSNPNYTRIVINIDKKVSYYNRLLKGDPSIQKPKRLYIDLFNTRISPKLNQPIPIQDGLLKMVRAGQYTKDCVRVVLDIESIKSYKILPMEDPFRIVIDVIGQGSASREEHLTPGDTKSLSLSRQLGLGIGKIVIDPGHGGHDPGAIGPSGLREKDVVLEIARKLEGIIRGKLGCEVVLTRKDDRFIPLEERTAIANTQKADLFISIHANASPNKDAHGIETYFLNFSADEEAMKVAARENATSTKKMSDLKAILRDLMLNSKINESSVLAGHIQKSLTGRLKTEYSDIRDLGVKQAPFYVLIGAEMPSILVEVSFISNKIEEERLKDIEYLERLASSIFTGIRGYIDGIKVAAY
- a CDS encoding TonB family protein yields the protein MNSNTINNGASSIGLEKMIIPSIFLHLAVIAFVITAPALYIERASPPRIYMVNLVSAPSEKPLGLGEQETDREVEKIESIEKITPAPIRKIAKEVPAAPLKKRVIREDSFTKKVSPDEIKDRELNKKIDEAINRLKEEDRDSNRKIEEAISRIKRDASVQGNVTAETNTPKGGGVIASGITGLRFKIYYTIIWGKIKESWVLPEGLIKNKEGLEAVISFKILRDGEIKDIKFEKTSGNAYFDKSVLRAVEKANPLPSLPVEHKGGYLDIGVRFHSSEL